The following coding sequences lie in one Micromonospora sp. R77 genomic window:
- a CDS encoding CU044_5270 family protein, protein MFGAERTRTLLGPVDPARTAAIAPPLVSAHELIDRADATEMTVGHRRGSPTRRLVLTAGTLAVAVGAVAVLQPFDGPPPDVPGGRGSTAGSVLVPVSYQFDTDPPAAGPQLRALAGKIKDAEYDHLGGRYMYHHTKVWGDPVMTSADGRHHVAFAGETKVWQAADGTGSQINTQLEPQYPDQESRDYWQRNLDRRPVVDATAAPAMIPLPPMELTPPSADPSQLRELLKVEYGAGAASKEVSTLYAQFVIPRAARAEILRVLAAVPGFRWRGQVTDRAGRDGVAITFDDREHNAQSLLIFDPKTGELLAHERLTLSPVLLSAYQVILDAAWTDRMG, encoded by the coding sequence TCGGCACACGAACTGATCGACCGTGCCGACGCCACCGAGATGACCGTCGGGCATCGTCGCGGGAGCCCGACCCGCCGGCTGGTGCTGACGGCGGGGACGCTGGCGGTCGCGGTCGGTGCCGTGGCCGTTCTCCAGCCATTCGACGGCCCCCCACCGGACGTTCCTGGCGGGCGCGGAAGCACAGCGGGATCGGTGCTCGTGCCGGTCTCGTACCAGTTCGACACGGACCCACCAGCCGCCGGCCCGCAACTGCGCGCGCTGGCCGGCAAGATCAAGGACGCGGAGTACGACCACCTCGGCGGACGCTACATGTACCACCACACAAAGGTGTGGGGCGATCCAGTGATGACCTCCGCCGACGGCCGTCACCACGTCGCCTTCGCCGGCGAGACGAAGGTCTGGCAGGCCGCCGACGGGACCGGCAGCCAGATCAACACCCAGTTGGAGCCGCAGTACCCCGACCAGGAGTCCCGCGACTACTGGCAACGCAACCTGGACCGGCGTCCCGTAGTTGACGCCACAGCAGCCCCGGCCATGATTCCGCTGCCGCCCATGGAGCTCACGCCACCGTCGGCCGACCCGTCGCAGCTGCGCGAACTGCTCAAGGTCGAGTACGGGGCGGGTGCCGCGAGCAAGGAAGTCAGCACTCTCTACGCACAGTTCGTCATACCGCGTGCGGCCCGAGCGGAGATCCTGCGGGTCCTCGCCGCCGTGCCCGGCTTCCGCTGGCGGGGGCAGGTGACGGATCGCGCTGGTCGGGACGGGGTCGCCATTACCTTCGACGACCGCGAACATAACGCGCAATCTCTCCTGATCTTCGACCCGAAGACGGGTGAGCTGCTCGCCCACGAGCGACTGACGCTGTCGCCCGTGCTGCTCAGCGCGTACCAGGTGATCCTCGATGCCGCTTGGACTGATCGAATGGGCTGA
- a CDS encoding squamosa promoter-binding protein 15: protein MANLMIQADGADSGTVQAFSAWLEREAPRRTDGTPEMSDRRPRGVGSLKDLTDPQANYWGGWKNPECQLWGGALNHADLEAVLRQVQTMPWRYPAAVQVFLMDQNQTYFRLYMFRDGAWNQYAPPPPPDADEQEAW from the coding sequence GTGGCGAATCTGATGATCCAAGCCGACGGCGCAGACAGCGGCACCGTGCAGGCATTCAGTGCCTGGCTTGAACGGGAGGCGCCGCGACGCACCGACGGCACCCCCGAGATGTCTGACAGGCGACCTCGCGGTGTCGGCTCACTCAAAGATTTGACCGACCCGCAGGCCAATTACTGGGGCGGGTGGAAGAACCCCGAGTGCCAACTGTGGGGCGGCGCCCTCAACCATGCTGACCTGGAAGCGGTTCTTCGCCAGGTCCAGACGATGCCTTGGCGCTACCCGGCTGCCGTGCAGGTGTTCCTCATGGACCAGAACCAGACGTACTTCCGGCTGTACATGTTCCGCGACGGCGCCTGGAACCAGTACGCTCCCCCACCGCCACCCGACGCCGACGAGCAGGAGGCCTGGTAG
- a CDS encoding DUF4192 domain-containing protein gives MSDTPRLPVTSPGDLIVAVPYLLGFHPTDSLVLVGLTGRRVTVAGRTDLPDPAATVGGVEELMRQQLRMLHQADVTATVVIGYGPSHRVTPVVDTVVPRLREAGLTVLDALRVTDRRYYSYLCQNLTCCPIDGVPFDPDHSDIALHAIVAGCSTLPDRRALVASIAPIDGPSRHAVTRATHRARTHRRALSAVAGRDALIRAGEDIVRTTFARYAADQVLTDDELAWLTVLLPITAVRDAAWRATDAQPWHIALWSDVTRRAEPALAAPPASLLAFTAWRSGLGALASVAVDRALQANPTYSLAHLLDRMLREALPPSVLDGWPDQDFPTTP, from the coding sequence ATGAGCGACACACCCCGCCTGCCGGTCACCTCACCGGGTGACCTGATCGTCGCCGTGCCGTACCTGCTCGGCTTCCACCCCACCGACAGCCTGGTCCTCGTCGGTCTCACCGGCCGCCGCGTCACCGTCGCCGGCCGCACGGACCTCCCCGATCCCGCTGCCACGGTCGGCGGGGTCGAGGAGCTGATGCGGCAACAGCTGCGCATGCTCCACCAAGCTGACGTCACCGCCACCGTCGTCATCGGCTACGGCCCCAGCCACCGGGTCACGCCCGTCGTCGACACCGTCGTTCCCCGGCTCCGCGAGGCCGGCCTCACCGTGCTGGACGCGCTGCGGGTCACCGACCGCCGCTACTACTCCTACCTGTGCCAGAACCTCACCTGCTGCCCCATCGACGGGGTGCCCTTCGACCCCGACCACAGCGACATCGCCCTGCACGCCATCGTCGCCGGCTGCAGCACCCTGCCCGACCGGCGGGCCCTCGTCGCCAGCATCGCCCCCATCGACGGTCCCTCCCGCCACGCCGTCACCCGCGCCACCCACCGTGCGCGCACACACCGGCGCGCCCTGTCCGCCGTCGCCGGCCGGGACGCGCTGATCCGCGCCGGTGAGGACATCGTGCGGACCACGTTTGCCCGCTACGCCGCCGACCAGGTCCTCACCGACGACGAGCTGGCCTGGCTCACCGTGCTTCTCCCGATCACCGCGGTCCGTGACGCCGCATGGCGGGCCACCGACGCTCAGCCCTGGCATATCGCGCTGTGGAGCGACGTCACCCGCCGCGCCGAACCCGCGCTCGCCGCCCCACCCGCCAGCCTGCTCGCCTTCACCGCCTGGCGCAGCGGCCTCGGCGCTCTGGCGTCCGTCGCCGTCGACCGGGCTCTGCAGGCGAACCCCACCTACTCCCTCGCCCACCTGCTCGACCGGATGCTCCGCGAAGCGCTTCCCCCGTCCGTGCTCGACGGCTGGCCCGACCAGGACTTTCCCACCACTCCCTGA